CCAGCACAATCAGCAGCGGATAATCAGAGGTGTAAATATCGTTCCATAAAAAGCTTTTTGTAATTTGTACTCTGTTTTTACCCTGGTAAATAAGTAATGAAAATATTAAAAAGAGTGCACTAACGATTAATATGTAAGGACTTAATTTTGTTATTCTGCTCGTCCACACAAGTTTGCGGTTTACTTTTATATCAACTTCGTAACCACCTTTTGGAATAGAAAAAACTATTTCATCGCCGGCTCCTTCTTTTGCATAATATTCCTTGAGTTTTTTTCTCAGATTAAAGATGTAGATGCGTATATTCTTCTCTTTTTCCTGACTTTGTTTTTTACCAAAAACCTCGTAGGCAATTTCAATCTCACGAAGTTCTTCGCCTTTCAATGATTTTTCTACTAAATGCTTGAAAAGCTCTTTGAGAACAACCGATTTTGCAAAGCACTGGCTATTTAATACTTTATGTAACTCTTTATTTATTTGATGGTAGTTTTTCATTAACTGGCTGTAAATGAATTGTGTTAAAAGCAAAGTTAACACAATTTTTACGTAACACAAATTAAAGTGCTTGGCTAAAGAAATAAAACAATTTAAGTTTAGTAAGGATATTAACAATCAAATTTAAACTTATAGAAATGCAAAACAGAAGAAGTTTTCTTGCAACCATTGGCACTATAGCTGCCGGAGCGGTCGTGTCTAATCCATTAAAAGCTGCAGTGCTTGCACAAGGTAAATTAAAAATGGTTCTTGTTGGCACCGGAATCCGAGGTAACAGCTTTTGGGGAAAACGCCTGGTTGACGAATATGGCGACATCCTTGAATTTGTTGCTTTAGTGGATAGTAATCCAGGACGGGTAAAGTATGCGGCAGAATATATTGGGGTTGGTGAAAAGTGTAAAACCTATACCAATTTTGATGATATGATTAGTGAGCAAACACCGGACTTAATAATGGTTACAACTCCGGATGCAACCCACCATCAATATATTGTAAAATCGTTGGAAAATGGAGTTGATGTATTAACCGAAAAACCGCTTACTACCGATGAAGACAAATGCCAGCAGATTTTAGATGCTGAGCGAAAGTATAAACGCAAAGTAATTGTTGGTTTTAATTACCGTTGGAGCCCTTATAACACCAAAATAAAAGAATTGCTTATGGAAGGTGCAATTGGCAAGCTTGTTTCGGTTGATTTTACCTGGATGCTAAACACCAGCCATGGAGCTTCTTATTTTCGCCGTTGGCACGGACAGCGCGAGTGGAGTGGTACTTTGCTGATTCACAAATCAACCCACCACTTCGATCTGTTGAATTGGTGGATTGACTCTGATCCGGATGAAGTTTATGCGACAGGTGATTTGGAATTTTATGGTAATCGCCCGGAGAAGAGCGGTGTAAATTGCCGAAATTGCGATGAAAAAGGTACTTGTCCGTTCTTTTATGACATTACTAAAAGTAGAACCGAATATAACTTGTATGTGAAACATGAACAACATGATGGTTATATTCGCGACAGTTGTCTTTTCAGACACGAAATAAATATCTACGACAAAATGAACGTGAACGTAAAATATGCCAATAACGTTCATCTTAATTACATGCTTACAACTTATTCGCCCTGGGAAGGATGGAGAGTTGCATTTAACGGT
Above is a genomic segment from uncultured Draconibacterium sp. containing:
- a CDS encoding Gfo/Idh/MocA family oxidoreductase, with translation MQNRRSFLATIGTIAAGAVVSNPLKAAVLAQGKLKMVLVGTGIRGNSFWGKRLVDEYGDILEFVALVDSNPGRVKYAAEYIGVGEKCKTYTNFDDMISEQTPDLIMVTTPDATHHQYIVKSLENGVDVLTEKPLTTDEDKCQQILDAERKYKRKVIVGFNYRWSPYNTKIKELLMEGAIGKLVSVDFTWMLNTSHGASYFRRWHGQREWSGTLLIHKSTHHFDLLNWWIDSDPDEVYATGDLEFYGNRPEKSGVNCRNCDEKGTCPFFYDITKSRTEYNLYVKHEQHDGYIRDSCLFRHEINIYDKMNVNVKYANNVHLNYMLTTYSPWEGWRVAFNGTEGRIEAFLDVPYLEQVHVSQEDMHKAEMDQRGNQQLQQKPIILHKLWGEQEIINVGYSRGGHGGGDKRLHDHLFRTPNAEDEYQHLAGTRDGAMSILVGTAARKSIEAGQPIKVGTLTTLIPRAKRLV